The genomic DNA CCAGTCCGTACTGCCGCCAGGTGCCCGGCATGAACTGCATGGCACCCTGCGCTCCGGCGGAGCTCGCCGACCTGACCCGGCCGAACTTCGTCTCCACGAGCATGATCGCCGCGAGAACCTCCCATTCGACACCGAACCGCTTCTCGGCACGCACCATGTAGTCACGCAGCCGCTTGGCGGGCAGCGGCTCCACCAGGCGCATCCGCTTGCGCTGCGCCGCGCTGATCGGACGGGCCAGGGACAGCAGCTTCCCGATGGCGGTGACGTTGTCGCGGGCTTCGGCGGCCGTCGGTCCGGGCAACCGCCGGATGGTCCCCTGGGCCAGCGCCGTACTGCGGGCCATCGCCCGGTAGATGCGCTGCTGGTGGAGCGCGAGCAGCACCACGTCCTGCGGCGGCCGTTCCTGTGATCCCTTGGTCCAGCCGTCGATCGCCTCGTTCAACGCGGCGGTCGTCTTCTTCAGGGTGCCGGCCAGCTTCACGGGGTCGGTGGGGATGCGGACACCGGGCGCCGGCGCCTGTGTGGCCTTCGTCTCCGTGGACTTCGCCTGCGGGGAGGGCGCCTGAGTGGCATCGTGGGCGACATTCCGGGCGGACCGCCCCGGTGCCGCCGATCCGTCCGCCGCACCGCCGCACCCCGCGAGGACGATTACCAGGGGCGCCGCGGTCATGACGTGGATCAATCTCATGTTGACCTACCGTATCCCCCGAATCGCCGCACAGGAGGGCGTTCCCGCACCCGGCTCCGCCGACCCCCGGGAGGTGATCTTGCGTTTGGCGCGGTCAAGGCCAACGACGGCATGCCGTGCTGTTGCGACGTCCGAGGTTGCCACCCAGTGGAAAGGCCCCCGAGGATGGGGCCATGAAGTTCTCGACCGGCCTTGTCGCCGTGGTGGTCGTGGCCATGGTGAGCGGCTGTGGTGTCGTGCGGTCGGAGCCGATGGCCGCCTCGCCGTCGCCGTCGCCGTCGCCCGTTCTCTGCCCGCCTGCCGCCGACCCACCGCCCAGCGGTTGTGTGACGATGCCTTCCTGGGAGCAGCGGCACGCGGAGAACAAGGCGTACCGCCAGCGCGCCCCGATGCCCGAGGAGGGGGCGGCCCAGGCCGAGCCGGTGGCCGAGGCCCTGCGCGTCAGGCTCGCCGGCCTTCGCGAGAAGGCGCTGTACGGGCAGGTCTACGTCGAGGAGGCCGTCAGGGCGGTGGCGCCGGCGAAGACGAACGTCGTCATCCGCCCGGTCGACGCCCGGACCGGAGTCGTGTTCGCGATCGAGATGGCGGGTGGGTGCGTGACCGGATTCCACGACGAGCGTGACTCGGAGGTGGAGGTCGGCGGCTACATCGCCGACGGCGGTTGCCTGACGGCTCCCGGTCACTGATCACGGCCGGACCCGGCCGGCGGGGTGCATCGGGTTTTCCGGCGGTCCGGTTCCCGGGTGGGGATCGCTAGCCCTTGACCGCTCCGGCGGTGAGACCGGAGACGATGTACTTCTGCAGCCAGAGGAAGACCGCGACCGTGGGGACGGCGGTGATCAGCGTGGCCGCCGCGAACATGCCGAAGTTGGCGTTGCGCCCGTCACCGGCGATCATTCCGAACATGCCCACCGCGAGGGTCTTGCTCTCCGGGTCGCGCAGGAAGACGTTGGCGATGATGAACTCGCTCATCGTGCTGATGAAGGCGAGCATCCCGGTGACCGCGAGGATCGGCGTCACCAGCGGCAGGATGATCCGCCAGAAGATCTGCGTGTGCGTGGCGCCGTCGACCCTCGCAGCCTCGTCGAGTTCCTTCGGGATCGTGTCCAGGAAGCCCTTCATCAGCCAGGTGTTCCCGCCGAGCGCGCCGCCGAGGTAGAGCAACATCAGGCCCCACGCCGCGTTGAAGCCGAAGGCCGGGTAGAGCTCGGTGACCTTCGTGAAGATGATGAAGATCGCCACGATCGCCAGGAACTGCGGGAACATCTGGATCAGCAGCAGCGCCAGCAGGCCCGCCCGGCGGCCCCGAAAACGCATCCGGCTGAAGGCGTAGGCCGCGAACACGCTCAGCAGCAGGCTCGTGAACGAGGCGGACAGCGCGATGAAGACCGAGTTGAGGAACCACCGCGCGAACGGGTAGGTGTCAGAACGGAGCAGGTTGACGAAGTTGTCCAGGCTCGCCCCGGCCGGCAGCAGCTGCGAGGAGGCGAGGGTGCCCAGCGGGTTGATCGCCGCCGAGAACACGAACAGAATCGGGAAGAGCGCGAACGCCACCACCATGAGCACCACCAGATGGCGCCAACCGACCTGCCTGAACCAGCGCGTCATGAGTACGTCTCCTCCTGACGGCGGGTCCGCCGGAACGTGATCGCCGAAACGAGGGCCACGAACGCGAAGATGAAGACCGAGATGGCGGCGGCGAAGCCGAACTGGGCCGGACCGGTGCCGAACGCCAACCGGAACGTGTAGGTGATGAGCAGGTCGGTGGCGCCGACCTGGGGGCTGCCCACCGGGAACGGGCCGCCCTGGGTGGTGAGCTGGATCGCGTTGAAGTTGTTGAAGTTGAAGGCGAAGGAGCAGATCAGCAACGGGGAGAGCGCCACCAGCAGCAGTGGCAGCGTCACCTTGCGGAAGGCGCACATCGGTGAGGCGCCGTCGATGCCGGCCGCCTCGGTCAGCTCCCGGGGGATCGCCTGCAACGCACCGGTGGACACCAGGAACATGTAGGGGAAGCCGAGCCAGAGATTGACCAGGATGACCGCGAACCTGGCCGTGGTCGGCTGGCCCAGCCAGTCCAGGTTCAGCCCGAGCATCTGGTTGATCAGGCCGAAGTCCCGGTTGAACATGTCCCGCCAGACCAGCAGCATCGCGAAGGCCGGCATCGCGTACGGCAGGACCAGCGCGACCCGGTAGATCCTCGTGCCCCGCATCCGCGGGTGGTGCAGTGTGAGTGCCACGCCCAGTCCGAGCCCGAACGAGGCGGCCACGGACGCCAGCGCGAAGAGCATGTTCCATCCGAAGACACCGAGGAAGTAGCCCGAGATGGTCGGGTCGGTGAGGACCCGCGCGAAGTTGGCGAAGCCGACGTCGACCTGCCAGCCCTGGATGAGGTGCCGGCCCGAGAGGTCGACGAAGAAGCCCCTGGACCCGTCGGCGACCCAGCGCCAGCCGGTCTCGGTGTCGGTGACGCAGTCACACGTGGCGTCGTAGATCTTCTGAGCCCTGCCCTCGAAGGCCCGGCTCAGGCCGTTGGCCCTGATGGTGCCGCCCGGGGCCGGGACGGAGAAGGCGGAGATCTCCGGCCCGCGTTCGGCCGCCTGCGGAGGGGTCAGGACCGTGTAGCCAGGGGCTTGCGCGACCCTGCCGCCTGGGTCGGCCTTCGCCCCGGGGAGCGGGGTGAGCCCGGCCGCGGTGCCGACCTGGACCTGCCCGGTCCTGGTGTCGGTCAGGAGGAAGACCAGTTTGTCGCCCTTGAGCGCGGCGGTGAGGCCGTACTCGGGTGAGCCGGGCACCTGCCGTACCGAGCCGGATTCGATCGCCGCTATCGCAGCCTGCTTGTCCCCGCGATGGCCGTCGCCGAAGTTGGTGAAGGCCGTGGTCATCGTGTAGACGATCGGGAAGACCTGGAAGGCGATCAGGAAGATCGTGCCCGGCACCAGATATTTGGCCGGGACGGCCCGGCGGCTCAGATAGAGACAACCGATGACCCCGGTGACGGCGACCAGAATTGCGAGCGCGACCCAGGCCCCCGTGGCGATCAGCGGGGGCACCGCGTAGAGCAGGATCGCCGCCACGACGCCGAGCACGGCGATCCGGCTCACCACGAAGGCCCTGGACATCTCACGTCGTCCACGTTCCGGCCCGTGGTTTCCCGTTCCACCGCGCGGCCCCGGTCGTGAAGGGCTCCCGCCCTCCACGGCCGTCGTCGTTTCCGGAGTGGACATCGGCTGTCCGGTCAGTTCTTCAGCACGTTGTCGATGGCCTTCTGCACAGAGGCCGCGGCCGCAGCCGGGTCGCCGCCCTTGACCACGGTGCTCTCGGCGATGCCGAAAGGCACCCAGATGGCTGCCATCTCGGGAATGGCCGGTATCGGCAGACCGCTCCTGCCCGCGTTCATGAACTTGACGGCGTCAGGGTCGGTGGCCTTGACCATGTCCAGTGCGGCGGTCAGCGCCGGCGGGCGGGGATCGGCCTCGTAGAGGGCCTTGGCGACCTTCGGATCGGTGACGTAGTCGGTCACGAACTCCTGGGCGAGGGCCTTGCTCTTTCCCTTGGAAGCCACGAAGAAGGACTGCACGCCGACGAACGGGGTCGCGGGCTTGCCGCTCTTGAAACGCGGGACCGCGGTGATGTCGTAGCTCAGGCCGCTCTTCTTCACATCGGCCATCGCCCACGGGCCGGAGACCAGGAAGGCGCATTTGCCCGCGGCGAAGGTCGAAACGGAGTTCTCGTTGGTGAGCGAGGTTTTCAGCGCACCGGCGCCCTTCTCACCGAGATCCCTCAGCTTGCCGAACGCCGCGACGGATCCCTTGGAGCCCACCAGGACCTGTCCGGGGTCGGGATCGCCGGAGGCGGTGGTGCCGAACAGGGCGCCGCCGCCCGAGGCGAAGATCGGGTAGATGTGGACGGCGTCGCCGAACTGGGTGACCGGCAGGCAGAGGATCTCCTTGACCTTGCCGTCGTCCTTCAGTTTCCTGCCGGTGCTGACCAGTTCTTCGATGGAGGTCGGGGCTTCGGGCGCCAGCCTGGTGTTGCGGATCAGCGCGACGTTCTCCACGGCGTACGGCACGCCGTACACCTGGCCGTCGAAGGTGACCGCCTTAAGCGCGATCTCGGAGAACGAGGCCTTCTGCGCGGCTGTCAGGTGCACCGGGTCGATGTCGCCGTTCTGGATCAGGTTGCCGATCCAGTCGTGTGCGCCGATCATCACGTCGGGGC from Streptosporangium sp. NBC_01756 includes the following:
- a CDS encoding lytic transglycosylase domain-containing protein — encoded protein: MRLIHVMTAAPLVIVLAGCGGAADGSAAPGRSARNVAHDATQAPSPQAKSTETKATQAPAPGVRIPTDPVKLAGTLKKTTAALNEAIDGWTKGSQERPPQDVVLLALHQQRIYRAMARSTALAQGTIRRLPGPTAAEARDNVTAIGKLLSLARPISAAQRKRMRLVEPLPAKRLRDYMVRAEKRFGVEWEVLAAIMLVETKFGRVRSASSAGAQGAMQFMPGTWRQYGLGGDVHNARDAVLGAANYLKASGAPRDYRRAVFAYNHDSRYVDAVLAHARQIKRDSRSFYAYYNWQVFVLSTKGDVRLTGPR
- a CDS encoding sugar ABC transporter permease gives rise to the protein MTRWFRQVGWRHLVVLMVVAFALFPILFVFSAAINPLGTLASSQLLPAGASLDNFVNLLRSDTYPFARWFLNSVFIALSASFTSLLLSVFAAYAFSRMRFRGRRAGLLALLLIQMFPQFLAIVAIFIIFTKVTELYPAFGFNAAWGLMLLYLGGALGGNTWLMKGFLDTIPKELDEAARVDGATHTQIFWRIILPLVTPILAVTGMLAFISTMSEFIIANVFLRDPESKTLAVGMFGMIAGDGRNANFGMFAAATLITAVPTVAVFLWLQKYIVSGLTAGAVKG
- a CDS encoding ABC transporter permease subunit gives rise to the protein MSTPETTTAVEGGSPSRPGPRGGTGNHGPERGRREMSRAFVVSRIAVLGVVAAILLYAVPPLIATGAWVALAILVAVTGVIGCLYLSRRAVPAKYLVPGTIFLIAFQVFPIVYTMTTAFTNFGDGHRGDKQAAIAAIESGSVRQVPGSPEYGLTAALKGDKLVFLLTDTRTGQVQVGTAAGLTPLPGAKADPGGRVAQAPGYTVLTPPQAAERGPEISAFSVPAPGGTIRANGLSRAFEGRAQKIYDATCDCVTDTETGWRWVADGSRGFFVDLSGRHLIQGWQVDVGFANFARVLTDPTISGYFLGVFGWNMLFALASVAASFGLGLGVALTLHHPRMRGTRIYRVALVLPYAMPAFAMLLVWRDMFNRDFGLINQMLGLNLDWLGQPTTARFAVILVNLWLGFPYMFLVSTGALQAIPRELTEAAGIDGASPMCAFRKVTLPLLLVALSPLLICSFAFNFNNFNAIQLTTQGGPFPVGSPQVGATDLLITYTFRLAFGTGPAQFGFAAAISVFIFAFVALVSAITFRRTRRQEETYS
- a CDS encoding sugar ABC transporter substrate-binding protein; translated protein: MRVHVATAAVTVTVLAAAITACGGETSTMAGSSATSAPSAAPEKGTGRLVIWADPSRTKAIKPFADRFGAEYGVTAEVKEISDNNQQTFVNASQQGSGPDVMIGAHDWIGNLIQNGDIDPVHLTAAQKASFSEIALKAVTFDGQVYGVPYAVENVALIRNTRLAPEAPTSIEELVSTGRKLKDDGKVKEILCLPVTQFGDAVHIYPIFASGGGALFGTTASGDPDPGQVLVGSKGSVAAFGKLRDLGEKGAGALKTSLTNENSVSTFAAGKCAFLVSGPWAMADVKKSGLSYDITAVPRFKSGKPATPFVGVQSFFVASKGKSKALAQEFVTDYVTDPKVAKALYEADPRPPALTAALDMVKATDPDAVKFMNAGRSGLPIPAIPEMAAIWVPFGIAESTVVKGGDPAAAAASVQKAIDNVLKN